The Clostridium sp. AWRP genome has a window encoding:
- a CDS encoding response regulator transcription factor, with protein sequence MKSILLVEDDKSLNRGISFKLNKEGYKVFSSRTIEEAKIILEENSVDLMILDVGLPDGNGFDFCGEVRKRNDLLIIFLTACDQEIDIVTGLDMGADDYIAKPFSLMVLMSKINALLRRNSNKNQSKKIVSGDIVFSITDMKVLKNEEELFLSKTEIKLLKYLMDNAGQIITKDQLLNKLWDIDSTFVDENTIAVNIRRLREKIEDNPSTPKYIKNVRGMGYIWTEGCVKI encoded by the coding sequence ATGAAAAGTATTTTATTAGTAGAAGATGATAAATCATTAAATAGGGGAATTAGCTTTAAATTGAATAAAGAAGGATACAAGGTTTTTTCATCAAGAACTATTGAAGAAGCAAAAATAATATTAGAAGAAAATAGTGTTGACCTTATGATCCTTGATGTAGGATTGCCTGATGGAAATGGATTTGATTTCTGTGGGGAAGTTAGGAAAAGAAATGACTTACTTATTATATTCTTAACGGCTTGTGATCAAGAAATTGATATTGTAACAGGACTTGATATGGGAGCAGATGACTATATAGCCAAGCCATTTAGTCTTATGGTATTAATGTCTAAAATAAATGCTCTACTTCGAAGAAATTCTAATAAAAATCAAAGCAAAAAAATCGTATCTGGAGATATAGTTTTTTCTATAACGGATATGAAAGTGTTAAAAAATGAAGAGGAATTATTTCTAAGTAAGACTGAAATAAAACTTTTAAAATATTTAATGGATAATGCAGGACAAATCATAACCAAAGATCAGCTTTTAAATAAATTATGGGACATAGATAGCACATTTGTAGATGAAAATACCATAGCAGTAAATATAAGAAGACTTAGAGAAAAGATAGAGGACAATCCTTCAACACCTAAATATATAAAGAATGTTAGGGGAATGGGATATATATGGACAGAAGGATGTGTAAAGATATGA